The following coding sequences lie in one Mercenaria mercenaria strain notata chromosome 5, MADL_Memer_1, whole genome shotgun sequence genomic window:
- the LOC123558134 gene encoding uncharacterized protein LOC123558134 yields MATQRKYLYRVLRDDENYREGIEAEDPDADKTVENHVEYGSYRTSQFISTCATLEAARTFASKSRNPPKIIVRINVEELKKENVEIIDLTIKSVLDKHISAKRTTARFYATKDKEILIKGSIPPSCVKFVEYFPN; encoded by the coding sequence atggctacacaaagaaagTACTTGTATAGAGTTTTGCGAGATGATGAAAATTACAGGGAAGGCATTGAGGCTGAAGATCCTGATGCAGATAAAACTGTAGAAAACCATGTCGAGTATGGCAGCTATAGAACATCACAATTTATTTCTACATGTGCTACGTTAGAAGCCGCAAGGACGTTTGCAAGCAAAAGTCGGAATCCCCCTAAGATCATCGTCAGAATAAATGTTGAAGAGTTGAAGAAAGAAAATGTAGAGATTATAGACCTTACGATCAAAAGCGTCCTTGATAAACACATTAGTGCAAAGCGGACAACTGCAAGGTTCTACGCCACAAAAGATAAAGAAATACTAATCAAAGGTTCTATACCGCCGTCGTGTGTGAAGTTTGTAGAATACTTTCCAAATTAA